One window from the genome of Actinomycetota bacterium encodes:
- the carA gene encoding glutamine-hydrolyzing carbamoyl-phosphate synthase small subunit: MFDALVVLEDGTAFRGVSFGAPGTSFGEAVFNTGMAGYQEILTDPSYRGQIVTMTVPHVGNYGMNDRDAESGRIQVAGFIVREAARRPSSWRAENDLRTALADAGVVAVEGVDTRRLTRHVRERGAMRCAISTDVLDVDALLAQVLDSPTMVGRDLAREVTTAEPFEVAAAGEGRHRVVALDYGMKRSIARNLAERGLHVHVLGATATADEVLAYEPDGVFASNGPGDPAAVTYGIDTLRGLLGQVPVFGICLGSQLLGHALGADTYKLRFGHRGVNQPVLRRDDGTVEITSHNHGFAVDATTLGEQIGEHRYRTAAHGEVEVSHVNLNDGTCEGLTCVDLPAFSVQYHPEAAPGPHDAEYLFERFARMMR; this comes from the coding sequence GTGTTCGACGCGCTGGTGGTCCTCGAAGACGGCACCGCGTTCCGCGGGGTGTCGTTCGGAGCGCCGGGCACCAGCTTCGGGGAGGCGGTGTTCAACACTGGGATGGCCGGGTACCAGGAGATCCTGACCGACCCGTCCTACCGCGGTCAGATCGTGACCATGACCGTGCCGCACGTGGGCAACTACGGCATGAACGACCGCGACGCCGAGTCGGGGCGGATCCAGGTGGCCGGCTTCATCGTCCGCGAGGCGGCCCGCCGCCCGTCGTCGTGGCGGGCAGAGAACGACCTGCGCACCGCGTTGGCCGACGCGGGGGTCGTCGCTGTCGAAGGGGTCGACACCCGCCGACTGACCCGCCACGTCCGCGAGCGCGGGGCGATGCGGTGCGCGATCTCCACCGACGTCCTCGACGTCGACGCGCTGCTGGCGCAGGTCCTGGACAGCCCCACCATGGTCGGCCGTGACCTGGCCCGCGAGGTGACCACCGCCGAGCCGTTCGAGGTGGCGGCGGCGGGGGAGGGGCGCCACCGTGTCGTGGCGCTCGACTACGGCATGAAACGGTCGATCGCGCGCAACCTCGCCGAGCGTGGCCTGCACGTGCACGTGCTTGGGGCCACCGCCACCGCCGACGAGGTCCTCGCCTACGAGCCCGACGGGGTGTTCGCGTCCAACGGCCCGGGCGACCCCGCCGCGGTGACGTACGGCATCGACACGCTGCGGGGACTGCTGGGCCAGGTGCCGGTGTTCGGCATCTGTCTGGGGTCGCAACTGCTCGGGCACGCGCTCGGGGCGGACACCTACAAGCTACGGTTCGGCCACCGCGGCGTGAACCAGCCGGTGCTGCGGCGCGACGACGGGACGGTCGAGATCACCAGCCACAACCACGGGTTCGCGGTCGACGCGACCACGCTCGGCGAGCAGATCGGCGAGCACCGCTACCGCACCGCCGCGCACGGCGAGGTCGAGGTCAGCCACGTCAACCTCAACGACGGCACCTGTGAGGGGCTGACGTGCGTCGACCTGCCCGCGTTCAGCGTGCAGTACCACCCGGAGGCCGCACCCGGCCCCCACGACGCCGAGTACCTGTTCGAACGGTTCGCGCGGATGATGAGGTAG
- a CDS encoding dihydroorotate dehydrogenase electron transfer subunit, whose translation MRPRGQTVFGRPDGPVRAVCEVVGRRPEGAYVSLTVAAPQIAERALPGQFVNVAVECRGALLRRPFSIYRTSRQGPWVGTVEFILDPHGPGTAWLAERAPHEILDVVGPLGNVFPVPAQRVPCLVVGGGYGAAPLFFLAERLRAEGQRVDMLLGAATGERIFNAIEAKRTSASVTFTTDDGSYGLRGRVTDALPDVARDHGTGVVYGCGPMPMLREVARVCGELRLPCQIAVEEHMACATGVCWTCVVPVRGKDGRVRMKRSCIDGPVFNGARVAWDESRWVPAPVDEEFLPNVGAPVPRVATARSGEEDRW comes from the coding sequence CTGCGGCCGCGCGGCCAGACGGTCTTCGGGCGCCCCGACGGGCCGGTGCGTGCGGTGTGCGAGGTCGTCGGGCGCCGCCCGGAGGGTGCCTACGTCTCGCTGACGGTCGCCGCACCGCAGATCGCTGAACGGGCACTGCCGGGCCAGTTCGTCAACGTCGCGGTCGAGTGCCGCGGCGCCCTGCTGCGCCGACCATTCTCGATCTACCGCACATCGCGTCAGGGGCCGTGGGTGGGGACGGTCGAGTTCATCCTCGACCCGCACGGGCCCGGGACGGCGTGGCTGGCCGAACGCGCACCCCACGAGATCCTCGACGTCGTCGGTCCGCTGGGCAACGTCTTCCCCGTCCCCGCGCAGCGGGTCCCGTGCCTGGTGGTGGGCGGCGGGTACGGAGCCGCCCCGCTGTTCTTCCTCGCCGAGCGGTTGCGCGCCGAGGGCCAGCGGGTCGACATGCTGCTCGGGGCCGCGACCGGCGAGCGGATCTTCAACGCGATCGAGGCCAAACGCACCAGCGCCAGCGTCACGTTCACCACCGACGACGGGTCGTACGGCCTCCGCGGCCGGGTCACCGATGCGCTGCCGGACGTGGCACGCGATCATGGGACCGGTGTCGTGTACGGCTGCGGGCCGATGCCGATGCTGCGCGAGGTCGCGCGCGTGTGCGGCGAGCTCCGTCTGCCCTGCCAGATCGCCGTCGAGGAGCACATGGCGTGCGCCACCGGGGTCTGCTGGACCTGCGTCGTCCCAGTCCGCGGCAAGGATGGCCGTGTGCGCATGAAGCGGTCGTGCATCGACGGGCCGGTGTTCAACGGCGCGAGGGTGGCATGGGACGAGAGCCGCTGGGTCCCGGCTCCGGTCGACGAGGAGTTCCTGCCCAACGTCGGCGCGCCGGTCCCGCGGGTGGCCACTGCACGGTCCGGCGAGGAGGACCGCTGGTGA
- a CDS encoding 13E12 repeat family protein produces the protein MAVGTEDRERVGEATAARGVGALGELGRLLEERNRLDAAIVELVGELHAAGVAEQVEGLPLDLHLAAAHHLTGAERWVLITASQVLRHLPVTAGLFNDGRLSWSQVRRIVGRARDLTVEDRQVLDGRIGASVDDIDGFDPDQLLWAVDRAADELAGTRRVRARERRAERANFLAVQLAFDGRSRWYGEFDAVSTATALNAIDRRVHLDGAGRDPEPGEQRPLATARADALIEVCAQSLAGTGAGRARPSVVIHCDLDRVTETAAGMLEVNAPGYLPTICAATLERLARDADLQVVLFAGARPLAVSAKVNAKDIPKDVRLAVRARDLGDRFPGSRAPVGWTQIHHIAARPHGTHVPENLVCLSKATHLRQVHRYGWKISVDGDTGEVTIQRRGRVYRRLPPGTHLRRPPPQPAASNGNAPPAPGDDPQLPLDHDPDLPF, from the coding sequence ATGGCTGTGGGAACCGAAGACCGCGAGCGGGTGGGTGAGGCCACGGCCGCGCGGGGGGTTGGGGCGCTGGGCGAGTTGGGGCGCCTGCTGGAGGAGCGAAACCGCCTGGACGCCGCGATCGTGGAGCTGGTGGGCGAGCTGCACGCGGCGGGGGTGGCCGAGCAGGTGGAGGGGTTGCCGTTGGATCTGCACCTGGCCGCCGCCCACCATCTGACGGGGGCTGAGCGGTGGGTGTTGATCACCGCCAGTCAGGTGCTGCGCCACCTGCCGGTGACCGCGGGGCTGTTCAACGACGGGCGCCTGTCGTGGTCGCAGGTGCGCCGCATCGTGGGCCGCGCCCGTGACCTGACCGTCGAAGACCGCCAGGTGTTGGACGGGCGCATCGGCGCGTCGGTCGACGACATCGACGGTTTCGACCCTGATCAGCTGCTGTGGGCGGTGGACCGTGCGGCCGATGAGCTGGCTGGCACCCGCCGGGTCCGGGCGCGTGAACGCCGCGCGGAGCGCGCCAACTTCTTGGCGGTGCAGCTGGCCTTCGACGGGCGCTCGAGGTGGTACGGGGAGTTCGATGCGGTGTCGACCGCGACCGCGCTCAACGCCATCGACCGTCGCGTGCACCTCGACGGGGCGGGCCGCGACCCCGAACCCGGTGAGCAACGACCGTTGGCCACGGCCCGCGCGGATGCGCTGATCGAGGTGTGCGCCCAATCGCTGGCGGGCACCGGCGCGGGGCGGGCGCGCCCGTCGGTGGTCATCCACTGCGACCTGGACCGGGTCACCGAGACGGCCGCGGGCATGCTGGAGGTCAACGCCCCCGGGTACCTGCCCACGATCTGTGCGGCGACCCTGGAGCGCCTGGCCCGCGACGCCGACCTGCAGGTGGTGCTGTTCGCCGGGGCGCGTCCGTTGGCGGTGTCAGCCAAGGTCAACGCCAAGGACATCCCCAAAGACGTCCGCCTGGCCGTGCGCGCCCGCGACCTGGGTGACCGCTTCCCCGGCTCGCGTGCGCCGGTGGGGTGGACCCAGATCCACCACATCGCCGCGCGCCCCCACGGTACGCACGTTCCGGAGAACCTGGTGTGCCTGTCCAAGGCGACGCACCTGCGCCAGGTCCACCGCTACGGCTGGAAGATCTCGGTCGACGGCGACACCGGCGAGGTCACGATCCAACGCCGCGGGCGCGTCTACCGGCGCCTGCCGCCCGGCACCCACCTGCGCCGCCCCCCACCCCAACCCGCCGCAAGCAACGGCAACGCCCCACCCGCCCCCGGCGACGACCCGCAACTGCCACTCGACCACGACCCCGACCTACCCTTCTAA
- the pyrF gene encoding orotidine-5'-phosphate decarboxylase — MTATGAGHPANPLPANPLIVAVDTDDLAEAIAVARTLDGVAGHIKVGHLLFGAHGPAAVRELGKYAPVFLDLKLHDIPSVVARAARTYAALGVAMLTVHAGGGAAMVAAAVEGMAAGAPAASPAPMVLAVTVLTSLSDQDLSAMNVPPAAVQTPHLAAQAVAAGAPGVVCAPWDVRGVRAAVGSDPVVVTPGVRPSGSPTDEHARAATPAEALAAGATHLVVGRPITGSHDPVAAARAILAAASWPR, encoded by the coding sequence GTGACGGCGACGGGAGCAGGCCACCCGGCCAACCCCCTGCCGGCCAACCCCCTGATCGTCGCGGTCGACACCGACGACCTCGCCGAGGCGATCGCGGTCGCGCGCACGCTCGACGGCGTGGCCGGACACATCAAGGTCGGCCACCTGCTGTTCGGGGCGCACGGCCCAGCCGCGGTCCGGGAGCTGGGCAAGTACGCCCCGGTCTTCCTCGACCTCAAGCTGCATGACATCCCCAGCGTGGTCGCCCGCGCGGCACGCACCTACGCCGCACTGGGCGTGGCGATGCTGACCGTGCACGCCGGTGGAGGCGCCGCGATGGTCGCCGCCGCGGTCGAGGGAATGGCGGCCGGCGCCCCGGCGGCTTCCCCGGCGCCGATGGTCCTGGCCGTCACCGTGCTGACCAGCCTCTCCGACCAGGATCTGTCGGCGATGAACGTGCCGCCCGCCGCCGTCCAGACGCCGCACCTGGCCGCGCAGGCGGTCGCCGCCGGCGCGCCGGGCGTTGTGTGTGCGCCTTGGGACGTGCGCGGCGTCCGGGCCGCCGTGGGATCCGACCCGGTGGTGGTCACCCCGGGGGTGCGTCCGTCGGGCAGCCCAACCGACGAGCACGCACGGGCCGCCACACCGGCCGAAGCCCTGGCGGCCGGAGCGACCCACCTGGTGGTCGGTCGCCCCATCACCGGCTCCCACGACCCGGTCGCCGCCGCGAGGGCCATCCTCGCCGCGGCCAGCTGGCCGCGCTGA
- a CDS encoding cell wall-binding repeat-containing protein: MTVARTWLALTVAVAMVATVLVGAPSAADAASCPPPGGADTPFVADPAVTSDKDVAVVGGGWGHGVGMSQYGAQGGALSGCDYRTILGAYYPGTQVDNQASPPVVRVGLLDPRSQANGATVAVTAEDGDVRWEMHPCSDPAIGCTGSGATTQVGVQRGGSTWNVRASGSGEYVITEAVTGAEVFRGGNMYDELDALHDGTVVRIATPTLTRRSRWGLTRFDSVAGGDGKLYVVEHITGGNGASAIDRYLWGLEEVPASWHVEALKSQALAGRSYAHNRIGLASRQRDCRCDLYPTTADQHWTGWQREHDDQVATGGRWKTAVTATAGQVPRYRDPATGAARIVEAFYSSSHGGWSDSALDVWGTEVPYLKAVDTSNWERAANNPRQRWTVGFTNADLATRFQLASFESLTVETRGAGGRPTTRDVNGDSAPDGAKVVGTIQKADGTIERVARWFSGEQLRWKLGVYSALVHVQAVPRVPTLRLQDLDNRHRIGTSVAMSRHGWPQGAGAVVIARADEAADALAGAALAGKLHAPLLTTGSEALHPLVSGEVARLGATAAYLLGGDKALSPQVAADLRRAGVNDVQRLSGPTRVETAAAIARRLQPVPAGTAYLVFSAPGHPRSWPDALAVSGPAARLARAGTPRPVLVTGTSVPDATWQVLRELLVREVVLVGGEATIPASVRSELEARGFSVRRLAGRERYATSRAVAEDVPAPAGTLLVATGDNFPDGLSAGALAGRLDVTFVLVPGGQLDEDSRAWVRALRWGDPRLLVAGGSAAVSDATVGGLQAALAS, translated from the coding sequence GTGACGGTTGCCCGCACCTGGCTGGCGCTGACGGTGGCGGTGGCGATGGTGGCGACCGTGCTGGTGGGAGCGCCTTCCGCTGCGGACGCCGCCAGCTGCCCGCCGCCCGGTGGAGCCGACACGCCGTTCGTCGCCGACCCGGCGGTCACGTCCGACAAGGACGTCGCCGTCGTCGGCGGCGGGTGGGGTCACGGCGTGGGGATGAGCCAGTACGGCGCCCAGGGGGGGGCGCTGTCGGGCTGCGACTACCGCACGATCCTCGGCGCGTACTACCCGGGGACGCAGGTCGACAACCAGGCCAGCCCCCCGGTCGTCCGGGTCGGCCTGCTCGACCCCCGCTCGCAGGCCAACGGCGCGACCGTGGCGGTGACAGCCGAGGACGGCGACGTGCGCTGGGAGATGCACCCGTGCTCGGATCCGGCCATCGGGTGCACCGGTTCGGGGGCGACGACGCAGGTCGGGGTGCAGCGCGGGGGCAGCACCTGGAACGTGCGTGCGTCGGGTTCCGGCGAGTACGTCATCACGGAGGCAGTCACCGGCGCCGAGGTGTTCCGGGGCGGCAACATGTACGACGAGCTCGACGCGCTGCACGACGGCACCGTCGTCAGGATCGCGACGCCGACGCTGACCCGCCGCAGCCGCTGGGGTCTCACCCGGTTCGATTCGGTTGCCGGCGGTGACGGGAAGCTCTACGTGGTCGAGCACATCACCGGCGGCAACGGGGCGAGCGCCATCGACCGCTACCTGTGGGGGTTGGAGGAGGTCCCGGCGAGCTGGCACGTCGAAGCGCTCAAGAGCCAGGCTCTGGCCGGACGTTCCTACGCCCACAACCGCATCGGGCTGGCGTCACGGCAGCGCGACTGCCGCTGCGACCTGTACCCGACCACGGCCGACCAGCACTGGACGGGGTGGCAGCGGGAGCACGACGATCAGGTCGCCACCGGCGGCCGGTGGAAGACCGCCGTCACGGCCACCGCCGGGCAGGTCCCGCGCTACCGGGACCCGGCCACGGGCGCCGCACGGATCGTCGAGGCGTTCTACTCGTCATCGCACGGCGGGTGGAGCGACAGCGCGCTCGACGTCTGGGGCACGGAGGTGCCCTACCTCAAGGCGGTCGACACGTCGAACTGGGAGCGGGCGGCCAACAACCCGCGGCAACGGTGGACGGTCGGCTTCACCAACGCTGACCTGGCCACGCGGTTCCAACTGGCGTCGTTCGAGTCGTTGACGGTCGAGACCCGCGGGGCGGGGGGACGACCGACGACCCGGGACGTCAACGGCGACAGCGCACCCGACGGCGCGAAGGTCGTGGGGACGATCCAGAAGGCCGACGGGACCATCGAGCGGGTGGCCCGCTGGTTCTCCGGCGAGCAGCTGCGCTGGAAGCTCGGGGTGTACTCCGCGCTCGTCCACGTCCAGGCGGTGCCGCGCGTCCCGACGCTGCGGTTGCAGGATCTGGACAACCGCCACCGCATCGGGACCTCGGTCGCGATGTCGCGGCACGGGTGGCCACAGGGCGCCGGTGCCGTGGTGATCGCCCGCGCCGACGAGGCCGCCGACGCGCTCGCCGGGGCGGCGCTGGCCGGGAAGCTGCACGCCCCGCTGTTGACCACCGGCTCGGAGGCGCTGCATCCCCTCGTGTCCGGTGAGGTGGCTCGACTGGGTGCGACCGCCGCGTACCTGCTCGGCGGGGACAAGGCCCTGTCACCCCAGGTCGCGGCCGATCTGCGTCGAGCCGGGGTGAACGACGTCCAGCGCCTCTCCGGCCCGACGCGGGTCGAGACGGCCGCCGCGATCGCTCGGCGGCTACAGCCGGTCCCGGCTGGTACCGCCTATCTGGTGTTCAGCGCGCCCGGGCACCCGCGGAGCTGGCCGGACGCGCTTGCGGTGTCGGGCCCCGCGGCCCGGCTCGCCCGGGCGGGAACGCCGCGCCCCGTGCTTGTCACTGGGACGAGCGTGCCGGACGCCACGTGGCAGGTGCTCCGGGAGCTGCTGGTGCGAGAGGTCGTGCTCGTCGGCGGGGAAGCCACGATCCCGGCGAGCGTGCGCAGTGAGCTGGAGGCCCGTGGCTTCTCCGTGCGCCGCCTGGCGGGGCGTGAACGCTACGCGACGAGCCGCGCGGTCGCCGAGGACGTGCCTGCACCGGCCGGCACGTTGCTGGTCGCGACCGGCGACAACTTCCCCGACGGGTTGTCCGCCGGCGCCCTGGCGGGGCGCTTGGACGTGACGTTCGTCCTGGTCCCCGGCGGGCAGCTCGACGAGGACAGCCGCGCCTGGGTCCGGGCGCTGCGCTGGGGGGATCCACGACTGCTGGTGGCGGGGGGGTCCGCCGCCGTCTCGGATGCCACTGTGGGAGGCCTGCAGGCCGCCCTGGCGTCGTAG
- the carB gene encoding carbamoyl-phosphate synthase large subunit gives MPRRDDLRSVLVIGSGPIVIGQAAEFDYSGTQACKVLREEGLRVVLINSNPATIMTDPAFSDATYIEPLTADAVRAVIERERPDALLPTLGGQTALNLAIELHERGDLDALGVEMLGADPEAIATAEDRQRFKDAMVECGLETPHSTYVRTVEQALAAAAELGYPLVLRPSYTLGGKGGGIARDEAELREMIRQGLADSPVHQVLVEESVLGWKEYELEVMRDRLDNCVVICPIENLDPMGVHTGDSITVAPAMTLSDREYQQMRDAAFTVMRRIGVETGGSNVQFAVDPATGRQVVIEMNPRVSRSSALASKATGFPIAKIAAKLAIGYTLDEIANDITRKTRAAFEPTIDYVVVKVPRFNFEKFAGADHVLTTRMKSVGEVMAIGRTFKESFQKALRSLEDGETGFGAAGVRPGPDGSGPHRGVVDVTADELDRLLRTSTAGRWTAVDEALSRGHTVDHVAAASGWDPWFVDQLAQLVERRKQLRAVERLAALDRDLLLAAKRDGFADAQIAALLHATEDQVRARRRELGLSPVFKTVDTCAAEFEAYTPYHYSTYEEEDEVTESERPKVMVLGSGPNRIGQGVEFDYCCVHAVFALQEAGYETIMVNCNPETVSTDYDTADRLYFEPLTFEDVLGVCDREAPVGVLVAFGGQTPLKLAGALERAGVKILGTPPDAIDMAEDRGRFGDLMRRLGIPMPAGGVARSFEEARTVAGSIGYPVLVRPSYVLGGRAMEIVYNEQMLERYLASAVAASDVDHGGWPAAPAILVDRFLEDAIELDVDAVFDGEELYVGGVLEHIEEAGIHSGDSACVIPPYTLSRSHLATVRQYISAIARGLGVVGLVNVQLALKDDVMYVIEANPRASRTVPFVSKATGVPLAKIAARVMAGDRLADLRHDGLVPPVDATTGLTLEHIAVKEAVLPFDRFPGVDALLGPEMRSTGEVMGIDDSFGAAFAKSQAGTGTMVLPTGGTVFVSVANRDKRAIVFPVKRLVDLGFEVVATDGTAEVLQRAGVPAGVVRKVSETGAGPHVVDLIGDGDVDLILNTPYGIGPRGDGYLIRTAAVTHGVPCITTMSGILAAIQGIESLQAGPLVVRPLQDHHARLGAGT, from the coding sequence ATGCCGCGACGCGACGACCTGCGGTCGGTGCTGGTGATCGGATCCGGCCCGATCGTGATCGGCCAGGCCGCCGAGTTCGACTACTCGGGGACGCAGGCCTGCAAGGTGCTCCGTGAGGAGGGCCTTCGGGTCGTGCTGATCAACTCCAACCCGGCCACGATCATGACCGACCCGGCGTTCTCGGACGCCACCTACATCGAGCCGCTCACCGCCGACGCGGTCCGGGCGGTGATCGAGCGTGAGCGCCCCGACGCGCTCCTGCCCACCCTCGGCGGGCAGACCGCCCTGAACCTCGCCATCGAACTGCACGAGCGCGGCGACCTGGACGCGCTCGGGGTCGAGATGCTCGGCGCGGACCCCGAGGCGATCGCCACCGCCGAGGACCGCCAGCGGTTCAAGGACGCCATGGTCGAGTGCGGGCTCGAGACGCCGCACTCGACGTACGTGCGCACGGTGGAACAGGCGCTGGCCGCCGCCGCCGAACTCGGCTACCCGCTGGTGCTGCGACCGTCGTACACGCTGGGGGGGAAAGGCGGCGGCATCGCCCGCGACGAGGCGGAGCTGCGCGAGATGATCCGCCAGGGTCTGGCCGACTCGCCGGTGCACCAGGTCCTGGTCGAGGAGTCGGTCCTGGGCTGGAAGGAGTACGAGCTCGAGGTGATGCGCGACCGGCTCGACAACTGCGTCGTGATCTGCCCGATCGAGAACCTCGACCCGATGGGGGTCCACACCGGCGACTCGATCACGGTGGCACCGGCCATGACCCTGTCCGACCGCGAGTACCAGCAGATGCGCGACGCGGCGTTCACGGTGATGCGCCGCATCGGGGTGGAGACCGGCGGGTCGAACGTGCAGTTCGCGGTCGACCCGGCAACCGGCCGCCAGGTCGTGATCGAGATGAACCCACGCGTGTCGCGCTCGTCGGCGCTCGCGTCGAAAGCCACCGGCTTCCCGATCGCGAAGATCGCCGCAAAGCTCGCGATCGGCTACACCCTCGACGAGATCGCCAACGACATCACCCGCAAGACCCGTGCGGCGTTCGAGCCCACCATCGATTACGTCGTCGTCAAGGTCCCACGGTTCAACTTCGAGAAGTTCGCCGGCGCCGACCACGTCCTGACGACCCGGATGAAATCCGTCGGGGAGGTGATGGCGATCGGGCGGACGTTCAAGGAGTCGTTCCAGAAGGCACTGCGGTCGCTCGAGGACGGCGAGACCGGTTTCGGGGCGGCCGGCGTCCGGCCCGGGCCGGACGGGTCCGGGCCGCACCGCGGGGTGGTGGACGTGACCGCCGACGAGCTCGACCGGCTGCTGCGCACGTCGACCGCGGGCCGGTGGACCGCGGTCGACGAGGCGCTCAGCCGCGGCCACACGGTCGATCACGTCGCGGCGGCCAGCGGGTGGGACCCGTGGTTCGTCGATCAGCTCGCCCAGCTGGTCGAGCGGCGCAAGCAGCTGCGCGCCGTGGAGCGCCTCGCGGCCCTCGACCGCGACCTGCTGCTGGCCGCGAAACGCGACGGGTTCGCCGACGCGCAGATCGCGGCGCTGCTGCACGCCACCGAGGACCAGGTCCGCGCCCGCAGACGGGAACTGGGCCTGTCCCCGGTGTTCAAGACGGTGGACACCTGCGCCGCCGAGTTCGAGGCCTACACCCCCTACCACTACTCCACGTACGAGGAGGAGGACGAGGTCACCGAGTCGGAACGGCCCAAGGTGATGGTCCTGGGCAGCGGACCGAACCGGATCGGGCAGGGCGTCGAGTTCGACTACTGCTGCGTGCACGCGGTCTTCGCGCTGCAGGAGGCCGGGTACGAGACGATCATGGTCAACTGCAACCCCGAGACCGTCTCGACCGACTACGACACCGCCGACCGGCTGTACTTCGAGCCGCTGACGTTCGAGGACGTCCTGGGCGTGTGCGACCGCGAGGCGCCGGTCGGGGTGTTGGTCGCGTTCGGTGGGCAGACCCCGTTGAAGCTCGCCGGCGCGCTGGAGCGCGCGGGCGTGAAGATCCTGGGGACCCCCCCCGACGCCATCGACATGGCCGAGGACCGCGGCCGGTTCGGCGATCTGATGCGCCGGCTGGGCATCCCGATGCCGGCCGGTGGGGTGGCCCGCTCGTTCGAGGAGGCCCGGACGGTGGCCGGCTCGATCGGCTACCCCGTGCTGGTCCGCCCCTCGTACGTGCTCGGCGGACGGGCGATGGAGATCGTCTACAACGAACAGATGCTGGAGCGGTACCTCGCCTCAGCGGTGGCCGCCTCCGACGTCGACCACGGCGGCTGGCCGGCAGCCCCGGCGATCCTCGTGGACCGGTTCCTCGAGGACGCCATCGAGCTGGACGTCGACGCGGTCTTCGACGGCGAGGAGCTGTACGTCGGCGGGGTCCTCGAGCACATCGAGGAGGCCGGGATCCACTCCGGGGACTCGGCGTGCGTGATCCCCCCGTACACGCTGAGCCGCAGCCACCTGGCCACGGTCCGCCAGTACATCTCGGCCATCGCCCGCGGTCTGGGGGTGGTGGGCCTCGTCAACGTCCAGCTGGCCCTCAAAGACGACGTGATGTACGTGATCGAGGCCAACCCGCGCGCGTCGCGGACCGTGCCGTTCGTGTCCAAAGCGACCGGCGTGCCGTTGGCGAAGATCGCCGCGCGGGTGATGGCCGGCGACCGCCTCGCGGACCTGCGCCACGACGGTCTGGTCCCGCCGGTCGACGCCACCACCGGCCTGACGCTCGAGCACATCGCGGTGAAGGAGGCGGTGCTGCCCTTCGACCGCTTCCCGGGGGTGGATGCGCTCCTGGGTCCCGAGATGCGCTCCACGGGCGAGGTGATGGGCATCGACGACTCGTTCGGGGCGGCCTTCGCCAAGTCGCAGGCGGGGACCGGGACGATGGTGCTGCCCACGGGCGGGACCGTGTTCGTCTCGGTCGCCAACCGCGACAAGCGCGCGATCGTGTTCCCCGTCAAGCGCCTGGTCGACCTGGGGTTCGAGGTGGTCGCCACCGACGGCACCGCGGAGGTGCTCCAGCGTGCCGGTGTCCCCGCCGGCGTGGTGCGGAAGGTCTCCGAGACGGGCGCGGGTCCCCACGTGGTGGACCTGATCGGCGACGGCGACGTCGATCTGATCCTCAACACGCCGTACGGGATCGGGCCGCGCGGCGACGGCTACCTGATCCGGACCGCCGCGGTGACCCACGGCGTGCCGTGCATCACGACGATGTCGGGGATCCTGGCCGCGATCCAGGGGATCGAGTCGCTGCAGGCCGGTCCGCTCGTGGTCCGCCCGCTGCAGGACCACCACGCCCGCCTGGGAGCCGGAACGTGA
- a CDS encoding dihydroorotate dehydrogenase: MGREPLGPGSGRRGVPAQRRRAGPAGGHCTVRRGGPLVSRQSRSDVVVTRARRVDEDSRAAVDLAVELGRLRLANPILAASGCFASGREIDRFYDVNRLGAVIVKSITVEPREGLPPPRMAETASGMLNAIGLQNPGIERWIAKDLPWLQQRGVPVVVSIAGKTVDEYRNLARRLRRQGGVVALEVNISCPNVEDRNIVFACRADSSATVIDAVRREADVPVFAKLTPDVTDITQIARAVVEAGATGVSLINTLLGMAIDVDTRRPKLANTVGGLSGPAIRPIAVRAIWQVRQALPDVPIIGMGGVASVDDAVELMLAGADAVAVGTANFTDPFAALSILQDLNRWCDARGIAAVRELRGALDTGP, from the coding sequence ATGGGACGAGAGCCGCTGGGTCCCGGCTCCGGTCGACGAGGAGTTCCTGCCCAACGTCGGCGCGCCGGTCCCGCGGGTGGCCACTGCACGGTCCGGCGAGGAGGACCGCTGGTGAGCCGCCAGTCGCGCTCCGACGTGGTGGTCACGCGAGCTCGGCGTGTCGACGAGGACTCGCGGGCCGCCGTCGACCTCGCCGTGGAGCTGGGCAGGTTGCGGCTGGCCAACCCGATCCTGGCTGCATCGGGGTGCTTCGCCAGCGGACGCGAGATCGACCGCTTCTACGACGTCAACCGCCTGGGCGCCGTGATCGTCAAATCGATCACCGTGGAACCGCGCGAGGGCCTGCCCCCGCCCCGGATGGCGGAGACAGCGTCGGGGATGCTCAACGCGATCGGGTTGCAGAACCCGGGGATCGAGCGGTGGATCGCCAAGGACCTGCCGTGGCTGCAGCAGCGCGGCGTTCCGGTGGTCGTGTCGATCGCGGGGAAGACGGTGGACGAGTACCGCAACCTCGCCCGCCGGCTGCGGCGTCAGGGGGGCGTGGTCGCGCTCGAGGTGAACATCTCGTGCCCGAACGTCGAGGATCGCAACATCGTCTTCGCGTGCAGGGCGGACTCGTCCGCGACCGTCATCGACGCGGTGCGCCGCGAGGCCGACGTCCCGGTCTTCGCCAAGCTCACCCCCGACGTCACCGACATCACGCAGATCGCCCGGGCCGTGGTCGAGGCCGGGGCGACCGGCGTGTCGCTGATCAACACGCTGCTGGGCATGGCCATCGACGTCGACACCAGACGCCCCAAGCTCGCCAACACCGTCGGTGGCCTGTCGGGACCCGCGATCCGGCCGATCGCGGTGCGAGCGATCTGGCAGGTCCGTCAGGCGCTCCCCGATGTGCCGATCATCGGGATGGGAGGGGTCGCCAGCGTCGACGACGCTGTGGAGCTGATGCTCGCCGGCGCCGACGCCGTCGCGGTCGGGACCGCGAACTTCACCGACCCGTTCGCGGCCCTGTCGATCCTCCAGGATCTGAACCGGTGGTGCGACGCGCGCGGGATCGCCGCGGTGCGCGAGCTGCGCGGTGCCCTCGACACCGGGCCGTGA